From one Cynocephalus volans isolate mCynVol1 chromosome X, mCynVol1.pri, whole genome shotgun sequence genomic stretch:
- the GPR119 gene encoding glucose-dependent insulinotropic receptor, translating into MESSFSFGVILAVLASLIIVANAVVAVAVLLLIHKNDGVGLCFTLNLAVADTLIGVAISGLVTDHFSSSDQATQKTMCSLRMAFVTSSAAASVLTVMLIAFDRYLAIKQPLRYLQIMNGFVAGACIAGLWLVSYLIGFLPLGFSVFRQKTYQGPCSFFAVFRPCFVLTLSFTGFFPALLLFVFFYCDMLKIASKHSQQIRKMEHAGALAGAYRSPRMPRDFKAVRTVSVLIGNFTLSWTPFLITSIVQVACQNCCLYVVLEQYLWLLGVGNSLFNPLIYAYWQKEVRQQLYHMALGVKKGLTSFLLLLSARSGGPQTPRESSCNIITVSHSELDD; encoded by the coding sequence ATGGAGTCATCTTTCTCATTTGGAGTGATCCTTGCTGTCCTGGCCTCCCTCATCATTGTTGCTAATGCAGTAGTGGCTGTGGCTGTGCTGTTGTTGATCCACAAGAATGATGGTGTTGGTCTCTGCTTCACCTTGAATCTGGCtgtggctgacaccttgattggcGTGGCCATCTCTGGCTTGGTCACAGACCACTTCTCCAGCTCTGATCAGGCCACACAGAAGACCATGTGCAGCCTTCGGATGGCATTTGTCACTTCCTCTGCAGCTGCCTCTGTCCTCACCGTCATGCTGATTGCTTTTGACAGGTACCTTGCCATCAAGCAGCCCCTCCGCTACCTCCAGATCATGAATGGGTTTGTGGCTGGGGCCTGCATTGCTGGGCTGTGGTTAGTGTCTTACCTCATTGGCTTCCTTCCACTCGGATTCTCTGTATTCCGGCAGAAAACCTACCAGGGGCCCTGCAGCTTCTTTGCTGTGTTTCGCCCTTGCTTCGTGCTGACACTTTCCTTCACTGGCTTCTTCCCAGCCCTGctcctctttgtctttttctactGTGACATGCTCAAGATTGCCTCCAAGCACAGCCAGCAGATCCGAAAGATGGAACATGCAGGAGCACTGGCTGGAGCTTACCGGTCCCCACGGATGCCCAGGGACTTCAAGGCAGTCCGCACTGTGTCTGTTCTCATCGGGAATTTCACTCTGTCCTGGACCCCCTTCCTTATCACTAGCAtcgtgcaggtggcctgccaaaATTGCTGCCTCTACGTGGTGCTGGAACAGTACCTGTGGCTGCTCGGTGTGGGCAACTCCCTGTTCAACCCACTCATCTATGCCTATTGGCAGAAGGAGGTGCGGCAACAGCTCTACCACATGGCCCTGGGAGTGAAGAAGGGGCTCACCtcattcctcctccttctctcagCCAGGAGTGGTGGCCCACAGACGCCCAGGGAAAGCTCCTGTAACATCATCACTGTCTCCCACTCAGAGCTTGATGACTAA